A window of bacterium genomic DNA:
TCGCAATTTTCAAGGCTATTCAACCAAAGCCGGCTGCGATTTATACGGGTTCGGCATGTCGGCTATCGGTCACTTTCAGAATTCATATCAGCAAAACGTGAAATCGCTGCCGGAATATTACAAAATGATCGACGAACAAAAACCGGCAACACACGTCGGCTATCGCATGAGTGAAGACGATCATATTCGCAAAGATGTGATCATCAAGATCATGTGCGATATGGAACTCAATAAACGTAGCGTTGAAAAAAAATTTAATATTCATTTCGACAGCTATTTTTCCGATTCAATAACAAGACTCAAGGAGTTTGTTGACGAAGGTCTGATTACTATCGGCGAGGATATCATTACCGTAAATGGACTCGGAAGACTTGTGATTCGCAATATTGCCATGTGTTTCGATGCTTATATCGACCAGATGATGAAAGAAAAACCTATTTTTTCAAAAACGGTTTGATGTATGAATAAAACAGCCGTCATACTTTTGCAACTCGGTGGCCCTGTTTCCCTGGAGACGGTTGAGCCGTTTTTATTTAATTTATTTTGTGACCCGGACATTATCGATTTACCGTTAGCTTTTCTTTTCAGGAAAAGGTTGGCCCGTTTGATTTCCACGCGACGTACTCCAGCCGTACAAGAATTGTATAAACGTATCGGAAAACGCTCCCCGATTTTGAAACAAACCCGATTACAAGCCGAAGCGTTGCAACACTCGCTCCTCAAAAAGAATATCCAAGCCGACGTGTTCATTGCGATGCGGTATTGGCATCCTATGACGGAAGAAGTTGTTCAACAAATTCGAAACCGTGGTTATGAAAAAATTGTTTTATTGCCGCTGTATCCGCATTATTGTAAAGCCACGACCGGTTCTAGTATCAACGAGTGGAAAAGAATCACTCAACGTTTACACGTCAATGGATTTGAGACACGAGTGATTGAAAGTTATTACGATCACCCGGCTTATATTGACGCGCTCGTCGAACGAATTCAGCGAACGATCAGACGTGTTCCTGAAAAAGACCGCAATAAAATTCATCTGGTTTTCAGCGCGCATGGAACACCACTAAAATTAGTTAAAAACGGTGATCCCTATTCCAGGCATATTCAACGTACGTATGAGTTGGTTTTGGAGAAAGGCCAATTTGGTCTCGCGCATCATTTGTGTTTTCAGAGCAAAGTTGGTCCCCAAAAATGGCTCGAGCCTTCGTTGGTACAAACTGTTGAAAAACTCGCTCACAATAAAGTATCCCATATCATCGCCATTCCGATTGCTTTTGTAACCGATCATATCGAAACGTTGTCGGAGATTAATATCGAAGCAAAAGCGGAAGCAAAAAAACTTGGTATTATTCATTTTGATATGACGCCGGCTTTGATCAGAAGCCCTAAATTTATCGAATGTTTAACGGACGTTGTCGCAAAGGAATTAAACTAATGTACCACGACGTAACGGTCATCGGCGGTGGAATTACCGGATTGGCAACGGCCTGGTGGTTGAATCAAAAAGGGATCGATGTCGTATTGTTGGAACGAGATCACGAGGTTGGCGGCACGATGAAAACTATTCGCGATAATGGCTGGCTGATAGAGACCGGGCCAAACAGCGCACTCGAAACGACGCCGCTAATCCGTCAATTGTGCAAGGAAATCGGAATTGCCGGTGAGATCGTCTACGCCAACGAAAACGCCAACAACCGTTATATTTTACGCAACCATACCTTGCACGCGTTACCGATGTCGCCCGGCGCATTTTTCAAATCTAAATTATGGTCGCTGCCTGCAAAATTACGCCTGCTCAAAGAACCTTTTATCGGCCGTGCGGAACACGAAGAAACGATTGCAGAATTCGTGGAAAGAAGGCTTGGAAAAGAATTTTTAGATTATGCGATCAATCCTTTTGTTGCAGGCGTTTATGCAGGTAATCCTTCCCAATTGAGCGTTCAGGCGGCATTCCCTAAATTGTACGCCTTAGAAAAAAATTACGGCAGTCTTATTAAAGGACAGATCAAAGGCGCACGCGAAAGAAAAAAACGTAACGAAACATCCAAAGACCGTGCCAAATTGTTTGCGTTTAAAAACGGCATGCAAACATTACCCAACGCTATTTTTAATAAGCTTTCGGATAAGATCTATACCGGGGCAACCATTTCATCGATTCAATCTTTTGAAACGTCTTATAAAATTCATTGCACGATTGAGGGTAAATCAACTACGATTGAAACGAATTCCGTTGTTCTGGGCGTGCCCTCGTACGTTGCAGCAACCTTCCTCAGTTCTTTCGATTCGGAAATGACTAACCAGTTAAATGACGTTTATTACCCGCCGGTGGCTGAGGTGTTTTTAGGTTTTAAAACAGAAGACGTCAAACGGCCGCTCGATGGTTTCGGCTTTTTAATTCCCCAAAAAGAAAATAGAAAAATTTTGGGAGCTATCTGGTCATCGTCGCTTTTTGAAAATCGGGCTCCTGAAAATCATGTTGCTTTTACGTGTTTTATAGGCGGTTCACGTCAGCCTGAGTTGGCCTCATTAAAAGAAGAGCAATTAATTAAGATCGCAACTGACGAAGTGAAAGAATTATTACCTGTTGCAGGTGCCCCGGTTTATACTCGTGTCAATTGCTGGGAAAAAGCCATTCCACAATATCGATTAGGCCATCTCGATAGTATTGCAAAAATTGAAAAATTTGAAAAGCAATTTCCCGGTTTTTATTTAACCGGAAATTATCGCGGCGGTATTGC
This region includes:
- the hemH gene encoding ferrochelatase, producing MNKTAVILLQLGGPVSLETVEPFLFNLFCDPDIIDLPLAFLFRKRLARLISTRRTPAVQELYKRIGKRSPILKQTRLQAEALQHSLLKKNIQADVFIAMRYWHPMTEEVVQQIRNRGYEKIVLLPLYPHYCKATTGSSINEWKRITQRLHVNGFETRVIESYYDHPAYIDALVERIQRTIRRVPEKDRNKIHLVFSAHGTPLKLVKNGDPYSRHIQRTYELVLEKGQFGLAHHLCFQSKVGPQKWLEPSLVQTVEKLAHNKVSHIIAIPIAFVTDHIETLSEINIEAKAEAKKLGIIHFDMTPALIRSPKFIECLTDVVAKELN
- the hemG gene encoding protoporphyrinogen oxidase, translating into MYHDVTVIGGGITGLATAWWLNQKGIDVVLLERDHEVGGTMKTIRDNGWLIETGPNSALETTPLIRQLCKEIGIAGEIVYANENANNRYILRNHTLHALPMSPGAFFKSKLWSLPAKLRLLKEPFIGRAEHEETIAEFVERRLGKEFLDYAINPFVAGVYAGNPSQLSVQAAFPKLYALEKNYGSLIKGQIKGARERKKRNETSKDRAKLFAFKNGMQTLPNAIFNKLSDKIYTGATISSIQSFETSYKIHCTIEGKSTTIETNSVVLGVPSYVAATFLSSFDSEMTNQLNDVYYPPVAEVFLGFKTEDVKRPLDGFGFLIPQKENRKILGAIWSSSLFENRAPENHVAFTCFIGGSRQPELASLKEEQLIKIATDEVKELLPVAGAPVYTRVNCWEKAIPQYRLGHLDSIAKIEKFEKQFPGFYLTGNYRGGIAVGDCIKNAFENADRIVKLQRTASLKDLVV